One genomic segment of Impatiens glandulifera chromosome 6, dImpGla2.1, whole genome shotgun sequence includes these proteins:
- the LOC124942950 gene encoding probable xyloglucan endotransglucosylase/hydrolase protein 30, with amino-acid sequence MDSVISLSLFLLLLHLLITADATATATAAFNLSTITFKQGFSTLFSDFNILRSPDDTSVSLLLNRYSGSGFISSDYYNYGLFSASIKLPANYSAGIVVALYTSNVDAFEKSHDELDIEFLGNVKGKPWKFQTNMYGNGSTSRGREERYNLWFDPALDFHRYTIIWTEKIIIFYVDEVPIREIVRNEAMGSDYPSKPMSLYSTIWDGSTWATQGGRYHVNYRFQPFTAEFKDLVLLGCPVNPSIVSITTSTSNNCSDKIADLEANPLTVITVEGRKSMRWFRRKFMYYSYCYDTVRYPIPPPECVIVMEEQNLFKETGRLKNIRFVQHRNHRSMRKRSSRVRRKESLRRRKETTLSQVVEPKKIPSVVVEVLEPKDTPSPAVEPKETPSPAVEPKEIPSPAVEPKEIPSPAVEPKETTPPPPPHRRRFRPAPPEATASGFL; translated from the exons ATGGATTCCGTTATTTCTCTCTCACTCTTCCTcctccttcttcatcttctcataACCGCCGACGCAACCGCCACCGCCACCGCCGCGTTCAATCTGTCCACAATAACCTTCAAACAAGGTTTCTCAACTCTCTTCAGCGATTTCAACATTCTCCGATCTCCCGACGATACATCCGTCTCTCTTCTCCTCAATCGCTATTCAG GATCTGGTTTCATCTCCTCCGATTACTACAACTACGGCCTGTTTAGCGCGAGTATTAAGTTACCGGCGAATTACTCCGCAGGAATCGTCGTCGCACTTTAT ACATCGAATGTAGATGCATTTGAGAAAAGTCATGATGAATTGGATATTGAGTTTCTTGGCAATGTTAAAGGGAAGCCATGGAAGTTTCAGACGAATATGTATGGCAATGGTAGTACTAGCCGGGGAAGGGAAGAGAGATACAATCTCTGGTTTGATCCAGCCCTTGATTTTCATCGTTACACCATCATTTGGACCGAGAAAATCATCAT ATTCTACGTTGATGAAGTTCCAATAAGAGAAATAGTAAGAAATGAAGCAATGGGTTCAGATTATCCATCAAAACCCATGTCACTTTATTCCACAATATGGGACGGTTCAACATGGGCTACACAAGGTGGTCGTTATCACGTCAACTACCGTTTCCAACCTTTCACAGCCGAATTCAAAGACCTAGTCCTTCTCGGCTGCCCAGTTAACCCTTCAATAGTCTCCATCACCACTTCCACTTCCAACAACTGTTCAGACAAGATCGCCGACCTCGAGGCTAATCCACTAACGGTCATAACCGTCGAGGGAAGAAAATCAATGAGGTGGTTTAGGAGAAAGTTTATGTATTATTCATATTGTTATGATACAGTTCGGTATCCTATTCCGCCGCCGGAATGTGTGATCGTTATGGAAGAACAGAATTTGTTTAAGGAAACGGGCAGACTCAAGAATATTAGATTTGTTCAACATAGGAATCATCGGAGTATGCGTAAGAGGAGTTCTAGGGTTCGTCGGAAGGAGTCTTTACGACGACGGAAGGAAACAACCCTTTCACAGGTTGTAGAACCGAAGAAGATCCCTTCAGTGGTCGTAGAAGTACTAGAACCGAAGGACACCCCTTCACCGGCTGTAGAACCGAAGGAGACCCCTTCACCGGCCGTGGAACCGAAGGAGATCCCTTCACCGGCCGTGGAACCGAAGGAGATCCCTTCACCGGCCGTGGAACCGAAGGAGACTACTCCACCGCCGCCACCACACCGGAGGAGGTTCAGGCCGGCACCGCCAGAAGCAACTGCCAGTGGATTTTTGTAG